The genomic interval AGCTGCAGCAGTCGCTGCCCGAGGACGACGAGCGGCAGGAGATGACGGAGGCCGATTACTATGACTGGGTCAAGGCCGGCTGCGCCGACGAGGAAAGCTTCCTGCAGGAGTACATGTGCCAGCCGGCCGACGACGACGCGGCGTTCCTGGAATACGACCTGATCGCGGCGTGTGAGTATCCCGGCGACAGTCCCTGGCGCACCATGGAGGGCGGCCGGCTGTTCGCCGGCATCGATATCGGCCGCAAGAGGGACCTGACCGTCCTTTGGGTGGTCGAGCAGCTCGGCGACGTGTTCTACACGCGCCACATCGAGGCGCTGCAGGCCATGACCAAGTCGGAGCAGGAAAAGATCCTGTGGCCCTGGCTGGCGCGCTGCGAGCGGGTGGCGATCGACAGCACCGGCCTCGGCATCGGCTGGGCGGACGACGCCCAGGACAAGTTCGGCAAGTACCGGGTCGAGGCGGTCAATTTTTCAGGAGCCATCAAGGAGGCGCTCGCCTATCCGGTGCGCGGCCGCATGGAGGACCGGCGGCTACGCATCCCCTACGACCCGACGATCCGGGCGGACCTGCGCTCGGTGACCAAGCAGGTAACGGCGGCGGGCAACATCCGCTTCACCGCCGAGCGCACGCCCGACGGCCACGCCGACCGCTTCTGGGCGCTGGCGCTGGCGCTGCACGCCGCCGACGGCCAGCCGGCCGGAAGCTGGCGGCCGATGTCGGCCGCGCCGACCCACGGCGCGCACCAGGCACAGACCCCGGACGAGAACTGGATCCCAGCCGATGCTTAAAACCGTTTCAAAGGCCGTTTCAAAGGCCCTTACGGCCATGCGCCACGGCACCGGCCTGCCGTTCTGGGCCGGCCTGCTGAAGCGCACCAGCTACAACTACGCCCGGGAGGTCGGCGACGGGCTGGACAGCTCTGTGGTGACCGCGCCAATCCAGTGGATCCAGCGCGCCATGCCGGAGGCCACCTTGACGGTGCGCCGGCGCAAGGCGGACGGCAGCCACGAGGAACTGCCGGGGCACAAGATGCTGGAGCTGATCGACCGGCCCAATGCCTACTATGGCGACCTGACGCTGTGGGCCGGCACGCTGCTTTCCTATCTTTTCGACGGCAACGGCTACTGGGTGAAGGTGCGCAACGGCGTCGGCCGGCCGGTCGAGCTGTGGTACGTGCCGCACTGGACAATGGAGCCCAAGCCGTCGCGCGACGGCTCGGTGTTCCTGTCGCACTACACCTATTCGCCCGGCGGCGGCGTGCCGCCGATCGACCTGTCGCCCGACGACGTGGTGCACTTCCGCCACGGGATCGACCCGCGCAACCCGCGCAAGGGCCTCAGCCCGCTCGCCGGCACGCTGCGCGAGATCTTCATGGACCTGGAGAGCTCGAATTTCGTGGCGTCGCTGTTGCGCAACATGGGCGTGCCGGGCGTGGTGATCAGCCCCAAGGCGGGCGGCACGGTGGCGCCGGAGGACGTGGCGGCCACCAAGGCGTGGTTCAACCAGGCGTTCACCGGCGACCGGCGCGGCGGCGCCCTGGTGATGGGCGCGCCGACCGACGTGTCGCCCTACGGCTTCAACCCGCAACAGATGAACATGTCGGAAAGCCGGGACGTCGCCGAGGAACGGATCTGCGCGTGTCTCGGCATTCCGGCCGCCGTGGTCGGCTTCGGCGCCGGCCTGCAGACCTCCAAGGTCGGGGCGACCATGGGCGAGCTGGTCAAGCTCGCCTGGCGCAACGGCATGCTGCCGGTGCTGCGCGTGCTCGCCGACGAGCTCGACCGCTCGCTGCTGCCCGACTTCGGCGAAGCCACCGGGCTGAAGTGCCACTTCGACACGTCGGAGGTGCTGGCGCTGCAGGACGAACTGGACAAGGCGGCGACCCGCTGGAACACGATGGTGCAGGGCGGCTGGGTCGAGATCGCGGAGGCGCGCGAGGCCATGGGGCTCGACGTCGACGACAGCCACCGGATCTACCTGCGGCCGGCGATGGCGCTGGAGACGCCGGCGGGCGGCGCGCCGCAGCCGCAGCCGGCACCGAAGGAGCCGGAGCCGAAGGAACAGAAGGCCCGGGCGAGCAGGAGCGCGATCAGAACCGGTGCCGCCTACCTGGACACGCTGCGCCGCCAGGAAGGGCCGCTGCAAAAGACACTCGAACGCCGCCTGAAGGGGTTCTTCGGCGATCTTGGCAAGGCCGCGAAGGACGCGGCCTTGCCGCTACTGGAAATACAGGATCTCTCGCCGAAATCAGGCAAGGAAGAAGAACAGAAATCCGACGACCTTCTGGTCGCGCAGATCCTGGATCAGCTCGGCATCGAGGCGCACCGCACCACCTTCGCCAAGATCTACGAGGCGCAGTACCTGGAGACGGCCAGGAAGGTCAGCGAGGCCGCCGAGCTGGCCGGGATCTCCGGCAGCCTGCCCGATCCGGTGGCGCGCGCCGTCGCCGGCGCCGGCGGCCGCCGCTCGGGCCTGGTCGACCTATCCGCGCAGACGCGCAAGGCGCTGTTCGACGCGATCGCCGAAGGCCGCGCAGAGGGTGAGGGCGCGCCGCAGCTTGCCGCCCGGATCGCGGATTACGTGGAGGGTGGCCCCTACAAGGAAGTGTCGACGCGGGCGCGCATCATCGCGCGCACCGAGACCAAGTACGCGCAAAACATCTCGACGATCGAGCGGGCCCGCGCCGCCAATGTGGAACAGTTCATCGTGTTCGACGGACGGCTCGGGCCGGACCGGTCCGACCCCGACCACATCGCGCGCAACGGCTCGATCGTCTCGGCCGCCGAGGCGAGCCAGATGGCGGCGGACGAACATCCCAACGGGACGCTGTCCTTCGCGCCCTATTTCGCAGACGAGGAGGACTGACATGAGCTGTCCGCATTGCAACGACACCGGATCCGTCGAGGCCAACGGCCAGAAGCGGCCCTGCGCGGCCTGCCGGCCGGTTGAGACCGACGCCACGCCACCCACCGGAAAGGGACGGACGATGAAGAACGAGACCAAGGCCATCACGGTCGAAAAGATGGACGGCGCGGGCAAGGGCCTGGCGCGCATCGCCACCCTGTCGGCGATCGACAGCGACGGCGACACCTATGTCCCGGGCGCCTTTTCGTGGAAGGAGGGCGGCGAGCAGTGGGTGCCGATCCTGCCGGCGCACCAGCGCACCGCCATGCCGCTCGGCAAGGCCCGCATCTACGAGGACGGCGACGCGGCCCTGGCCGAGCTGCACCTGAACCTCGACACGCAGGTGGGCCGCGACTGGCACAAGACGCTGAAGTTCGACCTGGAGCACGGCGCGAGCGTCCAGGAGTACTCCTACGGCTTCGGCACGCTCGACCATGTGATCGAGAACCGCGACGGCGAGCGGGTGCGCGTCCTGAAGCGGCTCGACGTGCACGAGATCTCGCCGGTGGTGCGCGGCGCGGGCGTCGGCACGGGGACGCTGGCGCTGAAGTCGCACGGCAGTTTCGCCGACCAGATCGAGGCGGTGATCCTGGAGATCGGCGACATCGTGGCGCGCGCCGGATCGGTCAAGGCGCTGCGCGAGGCGCAGGGCCGGGAGATGAGCGCAGAGCGGATGGAGCAGCTCGACCGGCTGAAGCAGCGCCTGGACGCGCTGCTCAAGGGCGCACCGGACCCGGACGCTGAAGCGGCCCCGGCCGGCGACGAGGCCAAGGCGCGCGCGGAGGCCGAGCGGCTGGCGGCCGACTGGCTCACCCGCGACGCCCGCCGGCGCACCGGCCGGTAGACGACCGGATCCAAATAAACGGCCGCTGAGCGCGTTCGTCCCCTCGGCGGTCCCTCGGGTCGTTTTCGACCCGCGCCCTGTTTAAATTCCGGTTTAATCGGGGTTGCAGGCGATCTTCAGCCGCCTCGGGGCGATTTGACAGGTCATGACCGGTGCCGTCTTGCCAAAAGGCGGGGCGGCACATTAAAAGAGCCTGTCTCCCCATTCCCGTCTTCCCGCCGCCACCCGCGCCGCCGCGCGGGTGTTTTCGTTCGCGCCCGCTTTTTAGTTTCGATCCATGCCGGCGCCGGACGCCGGCCGAACCCTTGAGGTCAGCGCGCGGACGTGAGGACCGGTTGAAAATTCAGATCATGGAGATGTGGGATGACCACCGCAAAGCAGGTCCGCGAGAAGCTCGCGGCAAGGCAGGATGAGCTCGGCAAGGTGTTCGCCGAGGCCAAGACCGACGACGGGTCTTACGACTTCAACCGGGTGAAGTGCCTGGGCGAGGACGTCAAGGGCTCGATCGCGGTCGCCGAGAAGGTCAAGGCGATGAACGCCGAGCTCGACGAGCTGGCGCAGCAGGCCGAGGCGCTGGAAGCGGCCGAGAAGGCCGCCGACGATCACGCCCGGCGCGAGAAGGCCGTGGGCTTCCGGCCGGGGTTCCCAGAGGGCGGCAGCGCCCGGGCGCAAGCGGCCATGAAATCGCTGGGCGAGCTGCTCGCCGAGGCAAAGACCTACAACGCCTGGATCGAGCGCGGCTGTCCGGCCGGGATCGACCTCACGTTCGACATCCTGCCGACCGACATGCTGGCCATGGGCATGAAGGCCATGACCCTGCAGGAAAAGGCGCTGATGGCGACCACGGCCGGCTACGCGCCGGAAAGCGTGCGGATGCCCGGCTTCGTCGAGGCGGTCACCCGGCCGCTGCAGCTGATCGACATCATTCCGTTTTCGCCGACCGGCCAGGCCTCCATCAAGTACATGGAGGAAACCACGCGCACCCACGCGGCGGCGGAAACGGCCGAAGGCGGCAGCTACGCCGAAAGCACCTTCGTCTTCACCGAAAAGAGCTCGGACGTGCGCAAGATCACCGACAGCCTGCCGGTGACCGACGAGCAGCTCGACGACGTGCCGATGATGCAGGGCTACGTGAACGGCCGGCTCGCCTTCGGCATCCGCCAGCGCCTGGACACTCAGGTCTATGTCGGCAACGGCACCGCGCCGAACCTGCGCGGCATCGTCAACGTCTCGGGCATCCAGACCCAGGCACGCGGCACGGACCCGGTGCCGGACGTCTTCTTCAAGGCGATGACCAAGGTGCGCACGGTCGGCCGGGCAATCCCGACGCATCACGTGATGCACCCGACCGACTGGCAGTCGATCCGCCTGCTGCGCACCGCCGACGGCGTCTACATCTGGGGCAGCCCGTCGGAGGCCGGTCCGGAGCGCCTGTGGGGCCTGCCCGTCGTCCAGAACGAGGCACGCGCCTCGGGCAGCGGCCTGACGGGCTCGTTCCAGCCGGCGTGGATCTCCGGCTTCGAACGCCGGGGCGTCGACATCCAGATCGGTTACGTCGGCACTCAGTTCACCGAGGGCAAGCGCACGGTGCGCGGCGACATGCGCGCCGGCCTGGTGGTGTTCCGTCCGGCCGCCTTCTGCGACGTGACGGGGTTGTAAGAATATCCCGCCCGGCAATGCCGGGCGGGCTCTTCTAACTATCCTTGCGCTACCGGGCTTTGCCCTACTTGAGCGCGGATACTTGCGCTACCGGAAGTTTTTAAGTGCGCTACCGGCCTTCGGCCTGCTTGAGCGGGTTTGGCCTACTTGTGCGGGTTGGAGGCTTGCGGCCAGCGCTCAAGTAGGCCGAAGGCCGGTAGCGCCAACATGAAAGGAAAATCTCATGTCAAAGATTGCGGGAAGCGAGGTGCGGGTGCGGTCGTGTGCGCTTGGCGCGCCGGCGCTCGGCGCCGACAACGACGTGCTGGCGGACACCGCGCTGGACGCCAGCGAGACCACCGTCGTCACGGCCTTCGACGGCCAGCCGGACGTGGCGCGCAACGTCACCGTCAAGGGCAACGACGCCAATGTCAGCGGCGACGTGGTGGTCGCCGGCACCAATATCGAGGGCCAGGCGATCAGCGAGACGATCGCGCTGAACGGCTCGACGCTGGTCGCCGGCACCAAGGCGTTTCTCACGGTGACCCAGGTCACCCTGCCGCCCTACGACACGGCCGACACCGAGCGGGTGCGCGTCGGTCTCGGCGCCAAGCTCGGCCTGCCGCTGGCTCTGTCGCGCAACACGGTGCTGGCCGCCTACCTGGACGGGGTGCGCGAGGGCACCGCCCCGACGGTCGCCGTCAGCGCCAGCGCGCTGGAGGCCAACACCGCCACGCTCAATTCGGCGCTCGACGGATCGGCGGTGATCATCGACCTCTACGAAACGCTGTGAAGGGAAAAGCCATGATCGCGAGACAGAGATTGTACCTGACGGCCGACAAGGCGGCCGTGGTCGCCGCCGGCGACAAGCGCGCCGCCTTTCTCTACTGCGTGCCGGGCGACGAGATCCCGGCGAGTGCCGCGCAAATCTTCGGCCTGGTCGACGGCGCCTTGCCGGTGAAGGGCAAGGGAACGCCGCCGGGCGGGAACAAGGAGAAGAAGGGCGGCGAGGACAAGGAAAAGAAGAGCGACGACGACAAAGGGGGCGAGGAAAAGCGCGGCGAGGAAAAGGGCGGCAAGGACAAGGGCGGCGAGGAAAAGGCCCCCGGCGACGACCTGACCCGGATCAAGGGCATCGGCAATGCGACCGCCAAGGCGCTGGCCGATGCCGGGATCGCGAGCCTCGCGGCGCTGGCCGCGCTCGACCCGCAGCAGCCGCCGCTGATGATCCCCGGCAAGGGCGAGGCCGACTGGCTCAAGTGGGTCGCCGCCGCCAGGGAGCTGGCGCCGGCCGACGCCGGGGCCTGAGCGATTACCCAGGGGCGGTCTGGCGCGGCTCGCGAGGCCCCCAGCACCTTTGAGGGACGGCACGACCGTAGGGGCACAGCCCGCCGCCCGCCACATTTGAACAGGAACACAGGCCGATGTTTAAGACGTTAAAAGTCATGGCCCGCGACGTAATCGGTGATCCGTCCGACTGGATCCTGATTGGTGGGCTTATCGGTATGTACTTCGCATTGATGGTCTTTTTGGCAGCCTTGATCGAGGCAGTTGCCTACGTAACCGGTCTCGACCGGGACGTCGTTATGGCGATCGCCTTCTGGCTGCCCGTGATTACCACAGGCACTCTCTTGATCGCCATTTGGATCAGGAGTGCCAAAAAAAGAGCGCTGACCTCCTAGGAGCAGACCATGGCTCTGATCGACCGGGTGAAGGAAAGGACGGGGACGGACCTGTCCGACGACGAACTGACCACGATGATCGGCGCGATCACGGCGGAGCTGGACGCGCGCCTCGGGCCGGTCGGAGAGATCACCGTGGAGCTCGGCGAGCCGGGCGAGCCCGACGCGGCCTGGCAGCGCACCCTGCGCCTGGCGCGGCCGCTGGACACGGGCCAGGCGGTGACGGTCGTCGAGCGCGACCCGGGCGACACGGGCACGGCGGTGACGCTGAGCGCGGACGATTACCGGGTGCTGCACGGCGGGCGCACCTTGCAGCGGCTGTCCAACGGCAGCCATCCGCGCGCCACCTGGGCGCCGCTGGTGACGATCACCTACACGCCGGCCGGCAACGCCGGCGCGGTCGCGGCGCGCGAGGAGGCGACGATCAAGCTGATGGCGCTGGATCTCAGCTATCGCGGCGGCCTGAAGTCGGAGCGCGCCGGAGACTACCAGTTCACGCTGGGCGGCGACCCGGCGGCCGAGCGCGAGGCGATCATCGCCGCGCTGGCGGTGCGCCACGGCATGGTGATGGCCTGAGGAGGCGGCAATGGCACGGGACGGCGGGAATGGCGACGAGACGGGCTTCGTGATCGAGCTGGGGCCGGCGTGCGGGCCGATGTACCTGACGGCGTGGCTGCTGCGACGGGTGCGGAGGCGAGTCAGATGATCTCCGGCCGTCTGACGATGCGCGCGGCGGTGGAGCGCAACCAGGCGAGCGGCACGGATGCCTGGGGCAATCCGGTCGCGCCCGACTTCCAGGCGATCGGCACGCTCAACTGCTTCGTCTGGTCGACCAGCTCGCGCGAGATCACGGACGGCGAGAAGACGGCGATGATCGAGGACATCCGGGCGCTGTTTCCG from Polymorphum gilvum SL003B-26A1 carries:
- a CDS encoding terminase large subunit domain-containing protein produces the protein MGRALVIPTNQEAIFLPYQARWVYDMSRLKLMEKGRQIGLSWSTAYACVSRTALAGARHDQWVSSRDDIQARLFLEDCKLWASGIDLAARDLGEQAIDEDGKHSAYVLRFSNGRRIHSMSSNPDAQAGKRGGRVLDEFALHPDPRKLWSIAYPGITWGGNMEVISTHRGSGNFFNQLVREARESGNPKKISLHRVTLQDALDDGFLWKLQQSLPEDDERQEMTEADYYDWVKAGCADEESFLQEYMCQPADDDAAFLEYDLIAACEYPGDSPWRTMEGGRLFAGIDIGRKRDLTVLWVVEQLGDVFYTRHIEALQAMTKSEQEKILWPWLARCERVAIDSTGLGIGWADDAQDKFGKYRVEAVNFSGAIKEALAYPVRGRMEDRRLRIPYDPTIRADLRSVTKQVTAAGNIRFTAERTPDGHADRFWALALALHAADGQPAGSWRPMSAAPTHGAHQAQTPDENWIPADA
- a CDS encoding phage portal protein, translated to MLKTVSKAVSKALTAMRHGTGLPFWAGLLKRTSYNYAREVGDGLDSSVVTAPIQWIQRAMPEATLTVRRRKADGSHEELPGHKMLELIDRPNAYYGDLTLWAGTLLSYLFDGNGYWVKVRNGVGRPVELWYVPHWTMEPKPSRDGSVFLSHYTYSPGGGVPPIDLSPDDVVHFRHGIDPRNPRKGLSPLAGTLREIFMDLESSNFVASLLRNMGVPGVVISPKAGGTVAPEDVAATKAWFNQAFTGDRRGGALVMGAPTDVSPYGFNPQQMNMSESRDVAEERICACLGIPAAVVGFGAGLQTSKVGATMGELVKLAWRNGMLPVLRVLADELDRSLLPDFGEATGLKCHFDTSEVLALQDELDKAATRWNTMVQGGWVEIAEAREAMGLDVDDSHRIYLRPAMALETPAGGAPQPQPAPKEPEPKEQKARASRSAIRTGAAYLDTLRRQEGPLQKTLERRLKGFFGDLGKAAKDAALPLLEIQDLSPKSGKEEEQKSDDLLVAQILDQLGIEAHRTTFAKIYEAQYLETARKVSEAAELAGISGSLPDPVARAVAGAGGRRSGLVDLSAQTRKALFDAIAEGRAEGEGAPQLAARIADYVEGGPYKEVSTRARIIARTETKYAQNISTIERARAANVEQFIVFDGRLGPDRSDPDHIARNGSIVSAAEASQMAADEHPNGTLSFAPYFADEED
- a CDS encoding HK97 family phage prohead protease, whose translation is MSCPHCNDTGSVEANGQKRPCAACRPVETDATPPTGKGRTMKNETKAITVEKMDGAGKGLARIATLSAIDSDGDTYVPGAFSWKEGGEQWVPILPAHQRTAMPLGKARIYEDGDAALAELHLNLDTQVGRDWHKTLKFDLEHGASVQEYSYGFGTLDHVIENRDGERVRVLKRLDVHEISPVVRGAGVGTGTLALKSHGSFADQIEAVILEIGDIVARAGSVKALREAQGREMSAERMEQLDRLKQRLDALLKGAPDPDAEAAPAGDEAKARAEAERLAADWLTRDARRRTGR
- a CDS encoding phage major capsid protein encodes the protein MTTAKQVREKLAARQDELGKVFAEAKTDDGSYDFNRVKCLGEDVKGSIAVAEKVKAMNAELDELAQQAEALEAAEKAADDHARREKAVGFRPGFPEGGSARAQAAMKSLGELLAEAKTYNAWIERGCPAGIDLTFDILPTDMLAMGMKAMTLQEKALMATTAGYAPESVRMPGFVEAVTRPLQLIDIIPFSPTGQASIKYMEETTRTHAAAETAEGGSYAESTFVFTEKSSDVRKITDSLPVTDEQLDDVPMMQGYVNGRLAFGIRQRLDTQVYVGNGTAPNLRGIVNVSGIQTQARGTDPVPDVFFKAMTKVRTVGRAIPTHHVMHPTDWQSIRLLRTADGVYIWGSPSEAGPERLWGLPVVQNEARASGSGLTGSFQPAWISGFERRGVDIQIGYVGTQFTEGKRTVRGDMRAGLVVFRPAAFCDVTGL
- a CDS encoding helix-hairpin-helix domain-containing protein, translated to MIARQRLYLTADKAAVVAAGDKRAAFLYCVPGDEIPASAAQIFGLVDGALPVKGKGTPPGGNKEKKGGEDKEKKSDDDKGGEEKRGEEKGGKDKGGEEKAPGDDLTRIKGIGNATAKALADAGIASLAALAALDPQQPPLMIPGKGEADWLKWVAAARELAPADAGA